The sequence below is a genomic window from Pleurocapsa sp. PCC 7327.
TCCCGAACCCATCGAAACTCCCAACATGGGATTGTTTCATCCCGACTATCCAGGATATTTCACCTCTCCTTGCGAGTATTTGGATTGGTATTTTCAAAGGAATCAGGAGAAAAAGGATTCTCCAGTAGTTGGTATTCTCCTTTATCGCAAGCATGTCATTACCAAACAATCCTATATCGCTAAACTCATTCGTTATTTTGAAGAAGAAGGGTTGATTCCCTTACCTGTTTTTCTCAATGGGGTGGAAGGTCATGTTGCAGTTAGGGATTGGATGACTACTGAATATGAAACCCGTCAACGCCAGCAGGGAAATATTGAAACTCCCTCTCTATCCCAAGATGCAGTAGAAGTTGACGCGATCGTTTCTACCATCGGTTTTCCCTTAGTTGGCGGTCCTGCGGGTTCGATGGAAGCAGGACGGCAAGTAGAGGTTGCGAAAAAAATTTTAACGGCTAAGAATATTCCTTATATCGTTGCCGCACCTTTGCTAATTCAAGATATTTATTCTTGGACGAGACAAGGTATTGGCGGATTGCAAAGCGTGGTATTGTATGCATTGCCAGAACTCGACGGCGCGATCGATACCGTTCCGCTGGGGGGATTAGTTGGAGAAGATATTTATCTGGTTCCAGAAAGAGTCAAACGCCTCACGGGAAGAATTAAGAACTGGATTAAACTAAAACAAACGCCTCCTGCCGAACGGAAAATTGCGATTTTATTATATGGTTTTCCGCCCGGATATGGGGCGACCGGAACGGCAGCTTTATTAAATGTTCCTCGCAGTTTGATTAAGTTACTTCAAGCACTAAAAGAACAGGGTTATACGGTTGGAGAACTGCCGGAGGATGGAGAAGAAATCATTCGTAGAGTGAAAGAGGCGGATGAGATAATTAGTGGTAAGGAGCAACTAACAACAACAGTTAATGTAAAAACTTTAGAAAATTGGTTGGGTTATCTCCTGACGACTCGCATTGAAAAGCAATGGAAATCGCTGACAGGAACGGGAATTAAAACCTATGGAGATGAGTTTCAGATCGGTGGAATTCAATTAGGAAATATTTGGATTGGAGTCCAACCACCACTCGGTCTTTCTGGCGACCCAATGCGATTGATGTTTGAAAAAGATTTAACCCCCCATCCTCAGTATGCAGCTTTCTATAAATGGTTGCAAAATGATTTCCAAGCCGATGCTGTCATTCATTTTGGCATGCATGGAACGGTAGAATGGTTGCCAGGATCGCCGTTAGGAAATACGGCTTATTCTTGGTCGGATATTTTATTAGGAAATCTACCTAATCTCTATATCTATGCCGCTAATAATCCCTCGGAATCTATCTTGGCAAAACGTCGAGGATATGGAGTATTAATTTCCCATAACGTACCGCCCTATGGTCGGGCAGGATTATATAAAGAATTGATGGCACTGCGAGATTTAATTGCAGAATATCGAGAAGATCCTGAGAAAAATTATGCTCTCAGAGATGCTATCTGCCAGAAAATTGTCGATACGGGATTGGATGCAGATTGCAAATTTGAAGAGGGAGAAAAGCAAGGCATTGCTTTTACAGTTGAAAATGCTCGTCTGTTCAGCAAACATGCATTAACTAATTATTTTGTCAAGGTGTATGAATACTTACAAGTGGTAGAACAACGGTTATTTTCTTCGGGATTGCATACTTTAGGGGAAGTTCCCAATGAAGAAGAATTGACTTCCTATCTCGAAGCTTATTTTGGGGATAAATTACCAGAAAAGGCAAGGGAAGCTATTGTGACAGGAGAAAAAGAAACGCTAGAAATTTTCTATTCACAAAACGGTTATTCAGAAACGATAAAAGAAGCTCAAAATATTCGAGATTTGCTATTTCAAACTACTGAGGAATTAACCAATCTTCTTCGAGGATTAAATGGAGAATATGTACCGCCCGCACCTGGGGGAGATTTATTGCGGGATGGAATTGGCGTATTGCCGACTGGAAGAAATATTCACGCTCTAGATCCCTATCGAATGCCTTCGTCTGCTGCCTATGAAAGGGGAAGAGAAATTGGGAAAAAAATTATTGCCCAAAATTTAGAAGAACATGGCAAGTATCCGGAAACCGTGGCGTTAATGTTATGGGGATTAGATGTTATTAAAACTAAAGGAGAATCCATCGGGATTTTATTAGAATTAGTTGGTGCCGAACCTATCAAAGAAGGGACGGGAAGGATCGTTCGTTACGAGTTAAAACCTTTATCAGAAGTCGGACATCCTCGCATTGATATTTTAGGAAACCTTTCTGGGATTTTCCGAGATACTTTTGTCAATATTATTGAGTTATTAGACGATCTGTTTCAACGGGCAGCAGAAGCAGACGAACCAGAAGAAGAGAATTTCATCCGCAAGCATGCTTTAGCTTTAAAAGCACAAGGCGTTGAAAATGCCTCGGCACGTTTATTTTCTAATCCAGCAGGAGATTTTGGTTCTCTCGTAAACGATCGAGTTGTCGATGGCGATTGGGAATCAGAAAATGAGTTAGCGAATACTTGGAAAAATCGCAATGTATTTAGTTATGGCAGGAAGGATAAAGGACAAGCAAGACCAGAAGTATTAAACCAATTATTACAGACTAGCGATCGCGTCGTTCAAGAAATAGATTCAGTCGAATATGGACTAACAGATATTCAAGAATATTATGCCAATACCGGAGGCTTAAAACTCGCCGCAGAAAAACAAAGTGGCAAGAAAGTTACTGCCAATTTTGTTGAAAGTTTTTCTCGCGATACAACTCCCCGAAAGCTAGAAGAAGTGCTGCGTTTGGAATATCGAACTAAGTTATTAAATCCAAAATGGGCAGAAGCGATGGCAAACCAAGGCTCGGGGGGCGCCTATGAAATTTCCCAACGCATGACAGCTTTAATTGGTTGGGGAGGAACGGTCAATTTTACCGATTCTTGGGTATACGACCAAGCTGCACAAACCTATGCATTGGATGCAGAAATGGCGAGAAAATTACGCAAGGCAAATCCCGAAGCTTTCCGTAATATTGTCGGACGAATGTTAGAGGCACACGGACGCGGTTTCTGGCAAGCTGATGAAGAGAAATTGGAAAAATTAAGAGAATTGTACGATTTGACTGAGGAAGAACTTGAAGGAGTAAAATTTGAGTAATCCAAAATAATTCTGACTACAGAATTTGCCTTACTAAATGGAAGCGGTCGCTAGAGTTTGATTGAGTTTTTTAAACTCAGAGCTCGTACCTACGCTTCACCCGACAAGGGAATAAATTCCTTGACGCGATCGCAAAAGTCCTCTTCGGAAAACTAAATGATGACTGAATAAGGCTTTCGATCTATTTTAATAGACTTATGCTATTAGCCAAGAAATTGATTGCTTGGCAAGTTAGATATATTAGATAGCAATTCTATTGAGCAATAATTGTGGTAATGATTCGTAAATTATGCTGAGATACTGACAGTTCCTCACACGCACAGTCTTATTCTCAAGAAAATTTACAGCATCACACAGACAATAAGAGAACTGATGGCAATTCACCATAGATTCAAGAATCGGGCAAAATTATCTCCTCAAATTCGTAGAGAAAGCAGACAGCACCTATTACAAAAGTTAGTAGTTTTTGGGATTTTGGTAGCAATAAGCTTGGGATTGCTAGTTTTTGACAGATCGATATTTGTATTTTCTGACAATCTTCCGTTAAAAGAGAAAGAGCGCGCCGAACCATTGAAGTTAGTCCCTGCACGGTTCGAGTCGAGTAACAGTAGAGTCGGTCGTCTCTTAAGCCAGCAGGAACGCCAAGCGATCGCGCAAATTTTAGGACAACCCTTATCAACAGATCCCGATCCAGCATTCGATCGAACGCCCAAGTTTATCTTACACGATACGTCGGGCGAACTGAGCGATGGCACAATTGAGAGGATGAAACAGCAAGCGCGAGGTCCGATGGGCAATGGAATTGCCGCCTACGTATCTAGGGAAGGTAAAGTGACGATCGCGCGATCGATGTTCTTCAACCAGCGCCGTCCGACAGCAACCGTTTATGAAAAGGCAGCCGACATTCTACCCGAAACCGTTCGCAATCGGGAAATTCGCCGAGTCTGGAGTGCCACCGCAGCATCGATAAGACAAGCAGCGCTCAAAAATTTGGTGGCAGCGCTAAATTTGAACGAACCCTCTCTCGCTAACCGAGCGAGTATTTGGCTTAATGCACCTTCCGAGCAAGCCTTTGAAGCGCTAAAAGCCCGTTCTTCAACTAACTTGGACGGGGGGAAGACGACGGGATTGTGGACGGTTGCCCAGATCTGTGATGGCGTTCTCAACGATAGCGAGAATGCCGCTCGCATGGCTAGTTCGTCTGGGACGGCCGCGACCCTCAAAAACGCTTGTCAAAAACTAAATCCCGTACTCAGCGAAAATCGAAAGAGGGTCGCCTCATCCACCCACGTCGAAATTCTCCAAAAGCGAGGGTCTGAGTGCTGGGTAACAAATGCACAAGTGAGAGCATACAATCAAAATGTGCCAGATAGCTTAAAAATTCAAGCCAATCGAGTCGTTCCTCTGGAAACCTTAGATCGACCTGCTTATACTGACGAACAGTACGAACAAATCGCTCGCCTGTACCT
It includes:
- the bchH gene encoding magnesium chelatase subunit H, which encodes MKRIVVITGFESFNADLYRKAAQLATSRCEGLEVQVFSDRSLMTEPETIEKALKDAQVFFASLIFDYDQVMWLRQRVQHIPIRLVFESALELMSLTQLGKFSIGDKPKGMPKPVQFILSKFSSGREEDKLAGYISFLKTGPKLLKFIPLQKVQDLRNWLIVYGYWNAGGSDNFAAMCWTIADKYLGLKVGDIPEPIETPNMGLFHPDYPGYFTSPCEYLDWYFQRNQEKKDSPVVGILLYRKHVITKQSYIAKLIRYFEEEGLIPLPVFLNGVEGHVAVRDWMTTEYETRQRQQGNIETPSLSQDAVEVDAIVSTIGFPLVGGPAGSMEAGRQVEVAKKILTAKNIPYIVAAPLLIQDIYSWTRQGIGGLQSVVLYALPELDGAIDTVPLGGLVGEDIYLVPERVKRLTGRIKNWIKLKQTPPAERKIAILLYGFPPGYGATGTAALLNVPRSLIKLLQALKEQGYTVGELPEDGEEIIRRVKEADEIISGKEQLTTTVNVKTLENWLGYLLTTRIEKQWKSLTGTGIKTYGDEFQIGGIQLGNIWIGVQPPLGLSGDPMRLMFEKDLTPHPQYAAFYKWLQNDFQADAVIHFGMHGTVEWLPGSPLGNTAYSWSDILLGNLPNLYIYAANNPSESILAKRRGYGVLISHNVPPYGRAGLYKELMALRDLIAEYREDPEKNYALRDAICQKIVDTGLDADCKFEEGEKQGIAFTVENARLFSKHALTNYFVKVYEYLQVVEQRLFSSGLHTLGEVPNEEELTSYLEAYFGDKLPEKAREAIVTGEKETLEIFYSQNGYSETIKEAQNIRDLLFQTTEELTNLLRGLNGEYVPPAPGGDLLRDGIGVLPTGRNIHALDPYRMPSSAAYERGREIGKKIIAQNLEEHGKYPETVALMLWGLDVIKTKGESIGILLELVGAEPIKEGTGRIVRYELKPLSEVGHPRIDILGNLSGIFRDTFVNIIELLDDLFQRAAEADEPEEENFIRKHALALKAQGVENASARLFSNPAGDFGSLVNDRVVDGDWESENELANTWKNRNVFSYGRKDKGQARPEVLNQLLQTSDRVVQEIDSVEYGLTDIQEYYANTGGLKLAAEKQSGKKVTANFVESFSRDTTPRKLEEVLRLEYRTKLLNPKWAEAMANQGSGGAYEISQRMTALIGWGGTVNFTDSWVYDQAAQTYALDAEMARKLRKANPEAFRNIVGRMLEAHGRGFWQADEEKLEKLRELYDLTEEELEGVKFE